A genomic segment from Kyrpidia tusciae DSM 2912 encodes:
- a CDS encoding CoB--CoM heterodisulfide reductase iron-sulfur subunit A family protein has product MPKDSVLIVGGGPAGLEAARGVADLGKKAILVEARDELGGTPYASSYATLTPDLRDTEEEMAGLLGDVRKHPLVDLRLGTRVVKSEGREGEFRVTLAGADGAQVEEEVGAVIIATGFQHFDPGRETQMYGYYEYDDVITLVDAEKMMKQGKIVRPSTGEPPERVAFIQCVGSRDRQIGNKYCSKVCCGIASKQSIEIKRMLPNAKVFIFYIDMRMYGFWEDQIYWKAQEEYKVNYVRGIVTEIIRKGDRLLVKGEDTTMGRPVEVLMDMVILSVGMEPSRGTIEMSRIFNIPREDHGFLATQGGPLDTVSTPVPGIFVAGAAAGPKDLEDSISMGGAAAMKAVALLNRLQRVSVG; this is encoded by the coding sequence ATGCCGAAAGATAGCGTGTTGATTGTGGGGGGCGGGCCCGCGGGCCTGGAGGCGGCGAGGGGTGTCGCCGATCTTGGAAAGAAAGCGATTCTGGTGGAAGCGCGGGATGAATTGGGCGGAACTCCCTATGCTTCGAGTTACGCCACCTTGACCCCCGACCTGCGGGATACTGAGGAAGAGATGGCCGGATTACTGGGAGATGTTCGCAAACATCCCTTGGTGGACCTTCGGCTCGGGACCCGGGTCGTCAAAAGCGAAGGGCGAGAAGGGGAGTTTAGAGTGACTCTGGCAGGGGCGGATGGTGCCCAGGTGGAAGAAGAAGTGGGTGCGGTCATCATCGCCACGGGATTTCAACATTTCGATCCCGGCCGGGAGACCCAGATGTACGGGTATTACGAGTACGACGATGTTATCACCCTGGTTGACGCCGAAAAAATGATGAAACAAGGCAAGATTGTGCGTCCTTCGACGGGTGAACCCCCGGAACGGGTGGCTTTTATTCAATGTGTGGGCTCCCGGGACCGGCAGATCGGAAACAAGTATTGTTCGAAAGTGTGCTGTGGGATCGCCTCCAAACAATCGATCGAGATCAAGAGGATGTTGCCCAACGCAAAAGTCTTTATTTTCTATATCGACATGCGCATGTATGGGTTTTGGGAAGATCAGATTTATTGGAAAGCTCAGGAAGAGTACAAAGTGAACTACGTGCGCGGGATTGTGACCGAGATCATCCGGAAAGGCGATCGGCTGCTGGTCAAAGGGGAAGACACCACGATGGGCCGGCCCGTGGAAGTTCTTATGGACATGGTTATTCTTTCGGTGGGGATGGAACCGTCCCGGGGGACGATCGAGATGAGCCGTATTTTCAACATTCCTCGGGAGGATCATGGCTTTCTGGCGACCCAAGGGGGGCCCCTGGACACCGTTTCCACACCCGTGCCGGGAATTTTTGTCGCCGGGGCGGCCGCCGGGCCAAAGGACCTGGAGGATTCGATTTCCATGGGCGGGGCTGCGGCGATGAAAGCGGTGGCGCTGCTGAACCGGCTGCAACGCGTGTCTGTCGGATGA
- a CDS encoding heterodisulfide reductase-related iron-sulfur binding cluster, producing MPDRDAKSGGVLQVDTQRVFEPDPNEAPDEDIREAVWELGRAGEWIVQPVPEPYVEVRTKFGWKKKIPLQKTWHHKSCGQCGHIPGYSTSIFWLNRLLGYDYFDPRDQTSCTGWNYYASATSNQAAQAAVAMRNFAAAYETGYYPLIHCGTSFGHYKEVRHELVHDANLRRQVRDILHKLGRPFVMPEEIVHYSEWMYAVRDQLAARRVRDVSNITVAVHPACHYYKLQRADAVYDAEIYNGQRTAVVTAVVTALGGNVADYSTWYDCCGFGFRHILVERDFTRSFATLRKIEVMKEEANPDVVLTHDTGCVTSLDKSQFAARAHDRNVGVPVMSESQFAALALGAHPYRVAQLHWHSTDTAALLNKMGIDHEAAWAEFEQDLEKIRSGAVETLTWEAVM from the coding sequence ATGCCTGACCGGGATGCGAAAAGTGGAGGAGTCTTGCAGGTTGACACTCAGCGCGTGTTTGAACCCGATCCCAACGAGGCGCCGGATGAGGACATCCGGGAAGCGGTGTGGGAGTTGGGGAGGGCAGGGGAATGGATTGTCCAGCCGGTTCCCGAACCTTATGTGGAAGTGCGCACGAAGTTCGGATGGAAGAAGAAGATCCCGCTCCAAAAAACGTGGCACCACAAGAGCTGCGGCCAGTGCGGGCATATCCCGGGCTATTCCACGTCCATCTTTTGGCTGAATCGGTTGTTAGGGTACGACTATTTTGATCCCCGGGATCAAACGTCGTGCACGGGGTGGAATTACTACGCTTCTGCCACCTCCAACCAGGCCGCCCAAGCCGCGGTGGCGATGCGGAATTTTGCCGCCGCGTATGAGACAGGATATTATCCCCTCATTCATTGCGGAACCAGCTTTGGCCATTACAAAGAGGTTCGTCACGAGTTGGTCCACGACGCGAATCTGCGCCGGCAGGTCCGGGATATCCTGCACAAGCTCGGGCGGCCCTTCGTGATGCCCGAGGAGATTGTACATTACAGCGAATGGATGTATGCGGTGCGGGATCAATTGGCCGCCCGGCGGGTGCGGGACGTGTCCAATATTACAGTAGCGGTTCATCCAGCCTGTCACTATTACAAACTGCAGCGGGCGGATGCGGTCTATGACGCGGAAATTTACAACGGACAGAGGACGGCGGTGGTCACGGCGGTGGTGACGGCCTTGGGCGGGAACGTCGCCGATTATTCCACGTGGTATGACTGCTGTGGATTTGGTTTCCGACACATCCTCGTGGAACGCGATTTCACCCGGAGTTTTGCGACCTTGCGCAAGATTGAAGTGATGAAAGAAGAAGCAAACCCCGATGTGGTGTTGACCCACGACACGGGATGCGTGACTTCGCTCGACAAGAGCCAGTTCGCGGCCCGGGCCCACGACCGGAATGTCGGGGTGCCGGTGATGTCCGAGTCCCAGTTCGCCGCCCTGGCTTTGGGTGCTCATCCCTATCGGGTGGCTCAACTGCACTGGCATTCCACCGATACCGCCGCCCTTCTCAACAAGATGGGCATCGACCACGAAGCGGCGTGGGCGGAATTCGAGCAAGACCTTGAAAAAATCCGCAGCGGCGCGGTGGAGACGCTCACTTGGGAAGCAGTCATGTAA
- a CDS encoding 4Fe-4S dicluster domain-containing protein has translation MPSATLSYTEIPLEEKERLFAEVKADPRFHDYLYGCYECGICVAACPSARFYDFSPRKIAQTLAREDVETFYVQLNEDVWNCSQCFSCTRCPRKNNPGGLITIMREVAVKNGLRSTQEALAGYTRVIYKIMTTGTQVSPDMLQEDAFPDWGPQVREVSRNLDTWRKALPPDTMHTTATSWAVDERTTRELFAIWKMTGALDMIASLDEGLHAIIEELMEDELEEMGLTFD, from the coding sequence TTGCCGTCGGCGACCTTGAGCTATACCGAAATTCCACTGGAAGAAAAAGAGAGACTTTTTGCGGAAGTAAAGGCCGACCCCCGCTTCCATGATTATCTATATGGCTGTTATGAGTGCGGGATTTGTGTGGCCGCCTGCCCATCGGCGCGATTTTACGATTTTTCCCCGCGTAAGATCGCGCAAACCCTGGCCCGAGAGGACGTTGAAACGTTCTACGTCCAATTGAACGAAGACGTCTGGAACTGCTCCCAATGTTTCTCTTGTACGCGTTGTCCGCGCAAGAATAACCCCGGTGGTTTGATCACGATTATGCGGGAAGTGGCGGTGAAAAACGGCCTGCGGTCGACACAAGAGGCATTGGCGGGATACACCCGGGTCATTTATAAAATTATGACCACCGGCACCCAGGTTTCCCCGGATATGTTGCAGGAAGACGCGTTTCCGGATTGGGGGCCCCAGGTGCGGGAGGTATCCCGGAACCTCGACACGTGGCGCAAGGCGCTCCCGCCGGATACGATGCACACCACGGCGACTTCCTGGGCGGTAGACGAGCGCACCACCCGGGAGTTGTTTGCGATCTGGAAAATGACCGGGGCCCTCGATATGATTGCATCCCTGGATGAGGGGTTGCACGCCATTATCGAAGAGCTGATGGAAGACGAACTGGAGGAGATGGGTCTCACCTTCGACTGA
- a CDS encoding SpoVR family protein has translation MNREEIRQLEQAIEQMMDLARGFGLDFYEMRFEICPADIIYTFGAYGMPTRFSHWSFGKAFHRMKTQYDFGLSRIYELVINSDPCYAFLLDGNSLLQNKLVAAHVLAHCDFFKNNAHFAHTSRFMVESMAASAERIRSYELLYGKDVVEQFLDAALAIQEHVDPSVTFRRRPRDWEERREKGQQVEKPQTPYGDLWALDQPPSAAKPAELAVPRKIPPEPEKDLVLFLIEHSRVLEDWQRDILSVLRDEMLYFWPQIETKIMNEGWATYWHLRIMREMDLTSDEAVDFSQMHSGVVLPSKTSINPYYVGLAIWEDIEKRWNDPPEEACRRFGARPGQGRAKMFEVRETETDTSFLRNYLTKELVEELNLYLYQKMGNEWRVVETDWEKVRDTLCAARVNGGFPVILVQDGDYLQNGELYLKHRYEGVELDVKYVEKTLPYVYRLWGRPVHLETVLDSRAILFSYDGKKNHRKFL, from the coding sequence ATGAACCGGGAGGAGATACGCCAGCTGGAACAGGCCATCGAACAGATGATGGATCTCGCCCGAGGATTCGGGCTCGATTTTTATGAGATGCGTTTTGAAATTTGCCCGGCGGACATTATCTACACCTTTGGGGCGTACGGGATGCCGACCCGGTTTTCCCACTGGAGTTTCGGCAAGGCCTTTCACCGGATGAAAACGCAGTACGACTTTGGCCTCAGCCGGATCTACGAACTGGTGATCAACTCGGATCCCTGTTACGCATTTTTACTGGACGGCAACTCGCTGCTGCAAAATAAACTCGTGGCGGCCCACGTTCTCGCCCATTGTGACTTTTTCAAGAATAACGCCCACTTCGCCCATACCTCGCGGTTCATGGTGGAGAGTATGGCGGCCAGCGCCGAGCGGATTCGGAGCTACGAACTGCTATATGGCAAAGACGTGGTGGAACAGTTTCTGGATGCCGCTCTCGCCATCCAGGAACACGTCGACCCTTCGGTGACTTTTCGCCGTCGCCCCAGAGACTGGGAGGAGCGCCGAGAGAAGGGGCAACAAGTGGAGAAGCCGCAAACTCCCTATGGCGATCTGTGGGCGCTCGATCAGCCCCCGTCGGCGGCGAAACCTGCGGAACTGGCTGTACCGCGGAAAATTCCACCGGAGCCGGAGAAGGATCTCGTCCTGTTTCTGATTGAGCACAGCCGGGTATTGGAAGATTGGCAAAGGGATATTCTCTCGGTGCTGCGGGACGAGATGTTGTATTTCTGGCCGCAGATCGAGACGAAGATTATGAACGAAGGCTGGGCGACCTACTGGCATTTGCGCATCATGAGAGAAATGGATCTCACTTCCGACGAAGCGGTGGATTTTTCTCAGATGCATTCCGGAGTGGTGCTTCCGTCCAAGACGTCCATTAACCCGTACTATGTGGGGCTCGCCATCTGGGAGGATATCGAGAAACGGTGGAATGATCCGCCTGAGGAGGCCTGCCGGCGCTTTGGAGCGAGACCCGGCCAAGGGCGGGCGAAGATGTTTGAGGTGCGGGAGACCGAGACAGACACCTCCTTTTTGCGCAACTATTTGACCAAAGAGCTGGTGGAGGAACTGAACCTCTATCTTTACCAGAAGATGGGCAATGAGTGGCGGGTGGTGGAGACGGATTGGGAGAAAGTGCGGGACACTCTGTGCGCCGCCCGGGTCAACGGCGGATTTCCCGTGATTCTCGTGCAGGACGGGGATTACTTGCAAAACGGTGAGCTGTATCTCAAGCACCGGTATGAAGGGGTGGAGTTGGACGTCAAGTATGTGGAAAAAACGCTCCCTTATGTGTATCGGTTGTGGGGGCGTCCGGTCCATCTGGAAACGGTGTTGGATAGCCGGGCGATCCTTTTCAGCTATGACGGGAAAAAGAACCATCGAAAATTTCTTTGA
- the yhbH gene encoding sporulation protein YhbH, with protein sequence MAPVRFTVSKEDWSLHRKGYQDQQRHREKVREAIRKNLPDLITEENIVMTDGRQIVKVPIRSLDEYRFRFNYEKQAHGGTGDGNAKPGDVLGRDGEPAQGPGTGPGAGDQPGIDYYEADVSVEDIEEVLFKDLELPDLKPKDQFETEVTDIRFNDVRKKGLSSNIDKKRTILETLKRNAMQGKPGIHPISPDDLRYKTWEEIEEPRSNAVVLAMMDTSGSMGVFEKYVARTFFFWTVRFLRTKYQKVDIVFIAHHTEAKIVSETEFFTKGESGGTICSSAYQLALDLVDHEYPVKRWNIYPIHFSDGDNLSSDNERCVQLVNELMGKCNIFGYGEVNQYQRTSTLMSAYRHIHNPKFRAVLIREKGDVYKALTTFFSPGADQQAS encoded by the coding sequence GTGGCACCGGTTCGATTCACCGTTTCCAAGGAAGATTGGTCCCTTCACCGCAAAGGCTATCAGGATCAGCAGCGCCACCGGGAAAAAGTGCGAGAGGCCATCCGGAAGAATCTCCCGGACCTCATCACGGAAGAAAACATCGTTATGACAGACGGGCGGCAGATCGTCAAGGTGCCGATTCGTTCCCTGGACGAGTACCGGTTCCGATTTAATTACGAAAAACAGGCACATGGCGGCACCGGGGATGGGAACGCCAAACCCGGCGATGTGCTGGGAAGAGACGGCGAACCCGCCCAAGGACCGGGAACCGGTCCGGGTGCCGGCGATCAGCCGGGAATCGACTACTACGAGGCCGACGTGTCGGTGGAGGATATCGAGGAAGTCCTTTTTAAAGATCTGGAGCTTCCAGACCTCAAGCCCAAGGACCAGTTCGAGACAGAAGTGACAGATATCAGGTTTAATGATGTGCGCAAAAAAGGTCTGTCCTCGAACATCGATAAGAAACGGACGATCCTCGAAACCCTGAAGCGTAACGCCATGCAGGGGAAGCCGGGTATCCACCCCATCTCGCCGGACGATCTGCGATATAAGACCTGGGAAGAGATCGAAGAACCGCGCTCCAACGCCGTGGTGCTTGCGATGATGGATACCTCCGGATCCATGGGCGTTTTTGAAAAATACGTGGCCCGGACATTTTTTTTCTGGACGGTGCGGTTTCTCCGCACCAAGTACCAAAAGGTGGACATTGTGTTTATCGCCCACCATACCGAGGCCAAGATCGTGAGTGAGACGGAATTTTTCACCAAAGGAGAGAGCGGAGGGACGATTTGCTCGTCCGCGTACCAACTCGCTTTGGATCTCGTGGATCATGAGTATCCCGTAAAGCGGTGGAACATCTACCCGATCCATTTTTCGGACGGGGATAACCTCTCTTCGGACAATGAGCGGTGTGTTCAGCTGGTCAATGAATTGATGGGCAAATGTAACATCTTCGGTTACGGAGAAGTGAACCAGTATCAGCGGACCTCCACGTTGATGAGTGCCTATCGCCACATTCACAATCCGAAGTTCCGGGCGGTTTTGATCCGGGAGAAAGGGGACGTCTACAAGGCTTTAACCACATTTTTCTCGCCGGGGGCGGATCAGCAGGCGTCCTAG